One part of the Vicia villosa cultivar HV-30 ecotype Madison, WI linkage group LG6, Vvil1.0, whole genome shotgun sequence genome encodes these proteins:
- the LOC131614361 gene encoding protein DETOXIFICATION 34-like — MSCVKYKYKSYTPDPYLGKKTAKIGKENEVVFAGGSNGLSSAGSSPDRYSSRGETPLFKAHVSSTLETAELHHAPEGLIETNVGDYNGINNFEDLKNVTITESSKLWTIASPICFGILCNYAINSFTNIFVGHLGNLELTSVSISLSVVSNFSFGFMLGMASALETLCGQAFGAGQVEMLGVYMQRSILILFGSCFLILPLYIYATPILILLGQERDIAELAGIFTLQSIPQLFSLAINFPAQKFLQAQSKVGILAWLGFVFLCIHILILILFIKILGWGTTGAAAAYDLSAWGIALAQMVYVVGWCKEGWRGLSWLAFKDLWEFMKLSFASAIMLCLEVWYFMTLIVLTGHLDNPIIAVGSLSICMNLNGWEGILFIGVNAAVSVRVSNELGSGHPRAAKYSVVVTTIEALMIGLVSAIIVIITKDRFAVIFTDSKEMQEAVSKLASLLGVTMILNSVQPVLSGVAVGGGWQALVAYINLFCYYIVGLPLGFLLGYKAGYRVKGIWVGMILGTVLQTVILVYIIYRTNWNKEVEQASERMKQWTGQDSEMSEM; from the exons ATGTCATGTGTTAAATATAAATACAAGAGTTATACACCTGATCCATATCTCGGGAAG aAAACCGCAAAAATAGGTAAAGAAAATGAAGTAGTCTTTGCAGGGGGAAGCAATGGCTTATCCTCTGCTGGATCATCACCTGATAGATACTCATCAAGAGGAGAAACACCATTATTTAAAGCACATGTATCCTCTACTTTGGAAACTGCAGAACTCCACCATGCTCCTGAAGGTCTCATTGAAACCAATGTTGGAGACTATAATGGAATAAATAACTTTGAAGATTTAAAAAATGTAACCATTACTGAATCATCCAAACTTTGGACTATTGCTAGCCCTATTTgctttggaatattatgcaattatGCAATCAACTCCTTCACAAATATCTTTGTTGGACATCTTGGAAACTTAGAACTCACTTCAGTTTCAATCTCGTTGTCTGTCGTATCAAATTTCTCCTTTGGCTTCATG CTTGGCATGGCAAGTGCACTGGAGACACTATGTGGACAAGCATTTGGTGCAGGACAAGTAGAAATGCTCGGTGTTTACATGCAACGTTCGATTCTAATCTTGTTCGGTTCATGTTTTCTCATCTTACCTCTTTACATATACGCAACACCGATTTTAATACTCCTTGGACAAGAACGAGATATAGCGGAGTTAGCTGGAATATTCACACTCCAATCAATACCTCAGTTATTTTCACTAGCCATCAATTTTCCTGCACAGAAATTCTTGCAGGCACAAAGCAAAGTTGGAATACTGGCATGGTTGGGTTTCGTATTCCTTTGTATTCAcattttgattctgattctgtttATTAAGATACTCGGTTGGGGTACAACTGGTGCTGCTGCAGCTTATGATTTATCGGCTTGGGGAATTGCTTTGGCCCAAATGGTTTATGTTGTTGGTTGGTGTAAAGAAGGGTGGAGGGGTTTGTCTTGGTTGGCTTTTAAGGATCTTTGGGAGTTTATGAAACTGTCCTTTGCTTCAGCTATTATGCTTTGtttagaggtttggtatttcatGACATTGATTGTTCTCACTGGACATTTGGATAATCCTATCATTGCTGTTGGCTCACTTTCAATTTG CATGAATTTAAATGGGTGGGAAGGCATATTGTTCATAGGGGTCAATGCAGCTGTCAG TGTAAGAGTTTCCAATGAGCTTGGATCAGGCCACCCAAGAGCTGCTAAATATTCAGTTGTTGTCACGACTATTGAGGCTCTCATGATTGGCTTGGTGTCTGCAATAATTGTTATAATAACAAAAGATCGCTTTGCTGTTATTTTTACTGACAGTAAAGAAATGCAAGAAGCAGTTTCTAAATTAGCTTCTCTTCTTGGTGTAACCATGATTCTAAATAGTGTCCAGCCAGTTTTATCAG GTGTTGCAGTAGGAGGAGGATGGCAAGCTTTGGTAGCTTACATTAATCTATTTTGTTATTATATTGTAGGACTCCCCCTTGGCTTTTTGCTTGGCTACAAAGCAGGCTATAGAGTGAAG
- the LOC131609627 gene encoding uncharacterized protein LOC131609627, with protein sequence MSFFNFVLLFSCSFVLLSANGEPSSKGETFIVSSFSYPHTRLRPFDLRYIRVDLPPWFSTMSIAMNSDVDLDVSRIESVPMSTLPIICFRDGGPPLPDALNLTLKDSAISGINGLDVEQCFPMQKNITMKLTNNQISPGVWFIGLFNGIGPTRTQSKMIVRGPAYSFAANITVEACTNSMMMGDFCNSPVYPFSCTTSDVNNTLKATMANEPELENLMTCKSSGKTFCADESVSNFFSFDIINVADEFTIMASDVKFNITSSNKTSGANDVSLMCFVRHGSMPSVASYDYSSDLSKVPLVIHSPLIGRWYITIVPINPIKIQDSNVRVCYSVESQVLQCPFGKAGPNCTMDIYTLQTFVRRGPTPFESYYLPVSTGASYTSANFPLEPLLSNSSYHGDPGNSWTYLLLDIPRGAAGGNIHVQLSSDVKINYEVYVRFGGLPSLINRDYYYANKTMRSDTSMFFMLYDWTDNKINFYIMYAREGTWGFGLRYLNTSRDPSKEPTVMSLSLERCPKHCSSHGDCKFSFDASGLTSYSFCSCDRNHGGIDCSIEIVSHQGHVRQSFFLIVSNAAAILPAYWALRQKALAEWVLFTSSGIASGLYHACDVGAWCALNYNVLQFMDFWLSFMAVISTFLYLATIDEVLKRAIHTAVAILTALMAVTNATRSSNVVLVMVIGALGLLIGWVIELSTKYRSLSFSVRFSLDFSQILRVIKRWLCNLVGTLLRRYHWPFALAGFSALSMAIVSWTLETSENYWFWHSFWHISIYTSSFFFLCSKANIVDSENQLPENGNYELTHQDSLPRAS encoded by the exons atgagttttttcaATTTTGTGCTGCTCTTTTCTTGTTCCTTTGTTCTACTCTCTGCAAATGGTGAACCCAGCAGCAAAGGTGAAACCTTTATTGTTTCAAGCTTCAGTTACCCTCATACTAGGCTCAGACCCTTTGATTTGCGCTATATTAGAG TTGACTTGCCGCCATGGTTTTCTACGATGTCTATAGCAATGAACTCAGATGTAGACCTT GATGTCTCTAGAATTGAAAGTGTTCCAATGAGCACACTACCAATAATATGCTTTAGAGACGGAGGTCCTCCACTGCCAGATGCCCTAAACTTAACTTTGAAAGATTCAGCCATCTCAG GGATAAATGGTTTAGATGTGGAGCAGTGCTTCCCTATGCAGAAAAATATCACTATGAAACTGACAAACAATCAG ATATCTCCAGGTGTTTGGTTCATTGGTCTTTTCAATGGCATTGGACCTACAAGAACACAGTCGAAGATG ATTGTCCGGGGTCCAGCATACTCCTTTGCTGCCAATATAACTGTGGAAGCATGCACAAATTCAATGATGATGGGAGATTTCTGTAACAGTCCGGTTTATCCATTTTCATGCACAACATCTGATGTCAATAATACTTTGAAAGCTACAATGGCGAATGAGCCAGAGTTGGAAAATTTGATGACCTGCAAAAGTAGTGGGAAAACTTTTTGTGCTGATGAAAGCGtatcaaacttcttctcctttgaTATAATAAATGTGGCAGACGAATTTACTATTATGGCAAGTGATGTCAAATTCAATATCACGTCTTCAAACAAAACATCTGGTGCAAATGATGTTAGTTTAATGTGTTTTGTTCGCCATGGTTCAATGCCTTCAGTCGCTTCGTACGATTACTCCAGTGATTTAAGTAAAGTGCCGCTGGTTATTCATTCACCATTAATCGGTCGTTGGTACATTACTATCGTACCGATCAATCCTATAAAGATACAGGATAGCAATGTAAGGGTTTGCTATTCAGTGGAATCACAGGTGCTTCAATGTCCTTTTGGGAAGGCTGGTCCAAATTGTACAATGGATATCTACACGCTTCAG ACATTTGTACGGAGAGGTCCAACTCCCTTTGAATCATATTATCTACCGGTCAGTACCGGAGCATCTTATACTTCTGCCAATTTCCCTCTTGAACCACTCTTGAGTAACTCATCATACCATGGTGACCCTGGTAACAGTTGGACTTATTTACTTCTGGACATTCCACGCGGTGCAGCCGGAGGAAATATTCATGTACAACTATCCTCAGACGTGAAGATCAATTATGAAGTTTACGTTAGATTTGGTGGACTACCATCTCTTATTAACCGGGACTATTATTATGCTAACAAGACAATGAGAAGCGACACATCTATGTTTTTCATGCTATATGATTGGACTGACAACAAGATCAATTTCTATATTATGTATGCTAGAGAAGGAACTTGGGGTTTTGGTCTTAGATATCTTAATACTAGCCGTGATCCTTCTAAAGAGCCAACTGTCATGTCTCTTTCGCTTGAACGATGCCCGAAACATTGTTCCTCTCACGGGGACTGTAAATTTTCTTTTGATGCAAGTGGCTTGACATCGTACAG CTTCTGCTCTTGTGATCGAAACCATGGAGGCATTGACTGTAGCATTGAAATTGTATCACATCAAG GGCATGTACGACAATCATTTTTTCTCATTGTATCAAATGCTGCGGCCATACTTCCTGCCTATTGGGCCCTTCGGCAGAAG GCATTGGCAGAATGGGTTTTGTTCACATCTAGTGGAATTGCTAGTGGACTATATCATGCTTGTGACGTAGGTGCTTGGTGTGCATTAAACTATAACGTCCTACAGTTCATGGACTTCTGGCTCTCTTTCATGGCTGTGATTAGCACTTTTCTTTACTTAGCTACCATTGATGAAGTATTGAAGAGGGCAATCCACACGGCTGTCGCTATCCTTACTGCTCTAATGGCTGTAACAAATGCAACCAG GTCTTCCAATGTTGTTCTTGTGATGGTGATCGGTGCTCTTGGTCTCCTTATTGGATGGGTTATAGAGTTGTCAACAAAGTATAGGTCCCTTTCCTTTTCAGTTAGATTCTCACTTGATTTCTCTCAGAT TTTGCGAGTGATAAAGCGATGGCTATGTAATCTTGTTGGAACACTTCTAAGACGGTACCACTGGCCTTTTGCATTAGCTGGTTTTTCTGCGCTGTCAATGGCAATAGTAAGCTGGACACTTGAAACCAGTGAAAATTACTGGTTTTGGCATAG CTTTTGGCATATTTCAATATAcacatcttctttcttcttcctttgtTCAAAAGCAAATATTGTGGATAGTGAGAATCAGCTACCTGAAAATGGAAACTATGAACTGACTCATCAAGATTCACTTCCAAGAGCCAGTTAG